One window of the Primulina eburnea isolate SZY01 chromosome 18, ASM2296580v1, whole genome shotgun sequence genome contains the following:
- the LOC140819178 gene encoding uncharacterized protein: MAPTRRANQDASRAPEENNTRLSGAGGPPPNDPQPTIHLTPEELKKIITDAVNMANAKKAASHQASQHEQQRKQAQEEERREEERESAGSKSPTIAGELEELRKKVKALEGQAVSKGGIFVIKGCPFSDIIVREPLPGHFKSAKIKDYDGSSDPEEHLARFENMAMLHCYEDPIKCKVFLTTLVDSAQRWFEGLAPQSICCFEDFQKVFLHQFSSSKKYKKTAFSLFEVKQRQDETLRAYLKRFNRVALDVPTCAPETKTTAFMQGLWEGDFFRSLTKKLPENFEDLLSRAEKYINMEEAQNQKREALKRARGDRTYKTEERAPKKSGGGHFPHVPLKMARDREIQECRSNEVLPPRSEVRISKPEQKRYCTLHKNCAHDTNQCRVLGRNANRRPVSAPHPPRERSKQPPWLSRRSSLNIPQRTMSTSSGRRGGETSTREERIKPAGGEDPSPSRGVIKMISGGATDGDSNRARKARGRRECLEVDNKRRDEPIISFGPEDLQGVSLPHNDALVIQARIANYDVLRIFVDNGSSVNVIFKDALIQMDLHEYQLETVETALFGFAGHAVYPEGEIALPLTLGTGDLRKTVITTFKVVDAPYSYNVIIGRPAMNEMRAVASTYHQKIKFPVKGQVGEVKGDQPSSRRCYGETVRIDQKKARREGKGKEHQEEAREGEVHFVTEEEQESVEIESGKTIRIARDICATTRVKLLQCLKINADIFAWSQQELSGISPQVAEHRLNILPGSRPIKQKKRHFGPEKDKIIEKQVEALLRAGQIREVHFPSWLSNVVLVPKSTGKWRMCVDFRDLNKACPKDCYPLPRIDQLVDSTSGCEILSFLDAYQGYHQIPLATEDQDKASFVTSGGTFCYVVMPFGLKNAGATYQRLMNLVFQKQIGRNIEVYVDDILIKTREVAHFIDDLIETFATLKQYRIKLNPAKCVFGVKSGKFLGFMVTDRGIEVNPEKIRAIMDMPSPQSVRDVQKLTGKIAALSRFISRSAHRSYPFFQVLRKAQKFGWDDNCEQAFQNLKKHLAELPVLAKPEPGEKLWVYLSATEIAVSSVLVKEEGTDQKPVYYVSHALRGAEMRYSELEKIALALVMTARKLRPYFLSHPIVVLTNSPLGRIMTHTEVSGRMIKWTVELGEYDIEYKPRAAIKAQALSDFLTEMIQPEEEKVWRVFVDGASNIAGCGVGVVLISPLEERVKLALRIDFRVTNNEAEYEAVLAGLRAAREIGASRIIIYSDSQLVTQQIKGAYEVKNEKMLKYLNLITSQASSFTDWSIEQIPREENTEADTLAKLAASLTEVSTREILYCSKLVSSLEEETPPLRKDSWMTPLIEYIKEGKLPEDRTQAVKIRKQVPRFALLNDVLYRRSFQGPLLKCLSGEETEYVLREVHEGCCGEHLGGTALSRKVILAGFWWPQVNQDATRLVQKCQGCQHHSNFHHRPTANMQPISASCPFDQWGLDIVGPFPPVRAQKKFLLVAVDYFSKWVEAEPLARITEDEIMKFLWKNIVCRYGIPRKLISDNGRQFQGKKITSWCQEMKIMQSFTSVAYPQANGQTEVTNRIIVQALKARLQGKGKDWVEELPSVLWAYRTTPRTSTRETPYGLVYGSEAVLPVEIGQSSTRVESYSSNNDLSRALELDLVEEKRDRAVIRMEAYRSRIIKSYNKHVRRRDFHVGDLVMKKVKPVGDVGKLEAKWEGPFKVIRKVSSGTAYYLEDPQGRVLKRPWNAFHLKKYYA; encoded by the coding sequence ATGGCTCCTACTAGGAGAGCAAACCAAGACGCCTCTCGAGCCCCAGAGGAAAACAATACACGTCTCTCTGGCGCAGGTGGTCCCCCCCCTAATGATCCTCAACCCACCATTCATTTGACTCCCGAAGAATTGAAGAAAATCATAACCGATGCTGTCAACATGGCTAACGCCAAAAAGGCTGCTTCTCACCAGGCCAGTCAGCATGAACAGCAGCGTAAGCAAGCACAAGAGGAAGAGAGAAGGGAAGAAGAAAGGGAAAGCGCAGGTTCTAAATCCCCCACTATCGCTGGAGAATTGGAAGAATTAAGAAAAAAAGTGAAAGCATTGGAAGGGCAGGCTGTCTCCAAGGGCGGTATTTTTGTAATCAAAGGCTGCCCATTCTCTGACATCATCGTCCGGGAACCACTTCCCGGGCATTTCAAGTCGGCAAaaatcaaagattatgatggaaGCTCTGACCCTGAGGAACACCTCGCGCGTTTCGAAAATATGGCCATGTTGCACTGCTATGAAGACCCAATCAAATGTAAAGTATTTCTTACCACTCTGGTCGATTCCGCACAGAGATGGTTTGAAGGGTTGGCGCCACAAAGCATCtgttgctttgaagattttcaaaaagtGTTCTTGCATCAATTTAGCAGCAGTAAAAAGTACAAAAAGACCGCCTTCAGTTTATTCGAAGTAAAGCAAAGGCAAGATGAAACCCTGAGGGCTTATCTCAAAAGATTCAATCGGGTGGCCCTTGATGTGCCGACCTGTGCACCTGAGACAAAAACCACCGCATTTATGCAAGGGTTATGGGAAGGGGATTTCTTCCGATCCTTAACCAAAAAACTGCCTGAAAATTTTGAGGATCTACTGTCACGAGCGGAGAAATATATCAATATGGAAGAAGCGCAAAACCAGAAAAGAGAGGCCTTGAAAAGAGCAAGAGGAGATCGGACTTACAAAACTGAAGAAAGAGCTCCTAAGAAAAGTGGTGGGGGTCATTTTCCCCATGTGCCTTTAAAGATGGCTCGGGACAGAGAGATTCAAGAGTGCAGGTCAAATGAAGTCCTTCCTCCCCGTTCAGAGGTCAGAATCTCCAAGCCAGAACAAAAAAGGTACTGTACCCTTCATAAAAATTGTGCTCACGACACTAATCAGTGCCGAGTCCTAGGAAGAAATGCTAATAGACGTCCCGTGTCCGCGCCTCACCCGCCACGAGAACGATCTAAACAACCACCCTGGTTGTCCAGACGTTCATCGCTGAATATTCCCCAAAGAACGATGAGCACTTCAAGTGGAAGACGAGGAGGAGAAACGAGTACCCGGGAAGAGAGAATCAAGCCAGCGGGAGGAGAGGATCCTTCTCCGAGTCGAGGAGTAATCAAAATGATTTCGGGGGGAGCTACTGATGGCGACTCTAATCGGGCAAGGAAGGCAAGGGGTAGGAGGGAGTGTCTAGAAGTTGATAATAAAAGAAGAGACGAGCCGATTATAAGCTTTGGACCAGAAGATCTCCAAGGAGTGAGTTTACCTCACAATGATGCGCTGGTCATTCAGGCCCGCATCGCCAACTATGACGTGTTAAGAATTTTCGTGGATAATGGGAGCTCTGTCAATGTTATTTTCAAAGATGCCCTCATCCAAATGGATCTGCATGAATACCAGCTGGAAACTGTGGAAACCGCCCTGTTCGGGTTTGCTGGGCACGCCGTGTATCCAGAAGGGGAAATTGCTCTACCCCTGACTCTGGGCACTGGAGACTTGAGAAAAACTGTAATAACTACTTTCAAAGTAGTGGACGCCCCATATTCATATAATGTCATCATAGGGAGACCAGCCATGAATGAAATGAGAGCAGTGGCCTCGACGTACCACCAAAAGATCAAATTCCCAGTGAAAGGACAGGTCGGAGAAGTCAAGGGCGACCAGCCCTCTTCTCGAAGATGTTATGGAGAAACAGTCCGAATTGATCAGAAGAAGGCAAGAAGGGAAGGGAAGGGGAAAGAACACCAGGAAGAAGCCCGGGAAGGGGAAGTACACTTTGTGACGGAAGAAGAGCAAGAATCGGTGGAGATCGAGTCGGGAAAGACTATCCGGATAGCTCGGGACATCTGCGCCACCACCCGGGTAAAACTCTTGCAATGTTTAAAAATTAATGCCGATATCTTTGCTTGGTCTCAGCAGGAACTGTCCGGGATCTCGCCCCAAGTGGCCGAGCATAGACTAAATATCCTCCCAGGGTCCCGGCCAATTAAGCAAAAAAAGCGACATTTCGGCCCGGAGAaagataaaataattgaaaaacaggTCGAAGCATTGCTGAGGGCTGGACAAATTAGGGAAGTCCATTTCCCTTCTTGGCTATCGAATGTAGTTCTCGTCCCAAAGTCTACTGGGAAATGGAGAATGTGCGTAGATTTCAGAGATCTGAATAAAGCTTGCCCGAAGGATTGTTACCCACTCCCTCGGATTGATCAGCTAGTCGATTCCACTTCTGGGTGTGAAATCTTGAGCTTTTTGGATGCATATCAGGGATATCATCAGATCCCTTTAGCTACAGAAGATCAAGACAAAGCTAGTTTCGTCACGTCTGGGGGAACTTTCTGCTATGTTGTAATGCCTTTTGGACTAAAAAATGCAGGGGCTACATATCAACGACTGATGAATCTTGTCTTTCAAAAACAGATAGGCCGAAATATTGAagtatatgtggatgacattttGATTAAAACCCGAGAAGTCGCCCATTTCATCGATGATCTGATCGAAACCTTCGCCACTTTGAAGCAGTATAGGATAAAACTTAACCCGGCCAAATGTGTGTTTGGGGTTAAGAGTGGCAAATTCTTGGGGTTCATGGTCACGGATCGAGGAATCGAAGTCAACCCAGAAAAAATCAGGGCCATCATGGATATGCCCTCTCCTCAGTCGGTTCGAGATGTGCAAAAACTGACAGGGAAAATTGCAGCCTTATCACGCTTCATTTCCCGATCTGCACACCGTAGCTATCCTTTCTTTCAAGTTCTGAGGAAAGCACAGAAATTCGGCTGGGATGACAACTGCGAGCAGGcctttcaaaatttgaaaaaacacTTGGCTGAATTGCCTGTCTTAGCAAAACCCGAGCCCGGAGAAAAATTGTGGGTCTATCTCTCAGCCACCGAAATTGCTGTTAGTTCCGTGCTCGTCAAGGAAGAAGGGACCGATCAGAAGCCTGTCTACTATGTCAGTCACGCCCTTCGCGGAGCCGAAATGAGATACAGTGAATTAGAAAAGATTGCTCTAGCTTTGGTAATGACTGCTCGAAAGCTGAGACCGTATTTCCTATCACATCCCATTGTGGTCCTCACTAATTCTCCTCTCGGCAGAATTATGACTCATACAGAGGTCTCGGGGAGGATGATCAAATGGACTGTAGAACTCGGGGAATACGATATTGAGTATAAACCCCGGGCTGCAATAAAAGCACAAGCGCTATCAGATTTCTTAACAGAAATGATCCAGCCcgaggaagaaaaagtgtggaggGTATTTGTTGATGgcgcttcaaacatagcgggaTGCGGAGTGGGGGTCGTCTTGATCTCCCCACTCGAAGAAAGGGTTAAATTGGCTTTAAGGATTGACTTTAGGGTCACGAATAATGAAGCAGAATACGAAGCTGTCTTGGCAGGGTTGCGTGCTGCCCGTGAGATTGGGGCATCCCGAATCATCATTTATTCCGACTCCCAGCTGGTTACTCAACAAATTAAGGGAGCTTACGAAGTTAAGAATGAAAAGATGCTCAAGTACTTGAATCTTATCACTTCTCAAGCGTCATCCTTCACAGACTGGAGTATCGAACAGATTCCCCGGGAAGAAAACACCGAAGCCGACACGTTGGCTAAATTGGCGGCTTCCTTGACAGAAGTAAGCACCCGGGAGATTCTCTATTGTTCGAAGCTCGTATCCTCGCTTGAAGAAGAAACACCCCCGCTGAGAAAAGACTCTTGGATGACTCCTCTCATAGAGTATATAAAGGAGGGAAAACTTCCCGAAGACCGGACCCAAGCTGTAAAGATCAGGAAGCAGGTACCCCGATTTGCCCTTTTAAATGATGTTTTATATAGGCGATCCTTTCAGGGCCCCTTACTCAAGTGCCTATCGGGGGAAGAGACAGAGTATGTCCTTCGGGAAGTACATGAGGGATGTTGTGGGGAACATCTCGGGGGAACGGCTCTATCGCGGAAGGTTATTTTAGCAGGATTTTGGTGGCCTCAAGTAAACCAAGATGCTACCCGGCTCGTCCAGAAATGCCAAGGTTGTCAACATCACTCTAATTTCCACCACCGCCCAACTGCTAACATGCAACCGATCTCCGCATCATGCCCTTTTGACCAATGGGGATTGGACATCGTGGGTCCCTTTCCGCCAGTTCGCGCCCAGAAGAAGTTCCTCCTGGTAGCTGTGGATTATTTTTCTAAATGGGTAGAAGCCGAGCCGTTGGCAAGAATCACCGAGGATGAAATCATGAAATTCTTATGGAAAAACATTGTCTGCCGATATGGCATCCCCAGGAAATTGATTTCAGACAATGGCAGACAATTCCAAGGAAAAAAGATTACCTCTTGGTGTCAGGAAATGAAGATTATGCAATCTTTTACCTCAGTAGCCTACCCTCAAGCCAATGGCCAGACAGAGGTAACCAACAGGATCATCGTGCAAGCTTTGAAAGCCCGGTTGCAGGGGAAAGGAAAAGATTGGGTAGAAGAATTACCCAGCGTCTTATGGGCTTATCGGACTACTCCTCGGACATCCACTCGGGAAACCCCATATGGTCTGGTTTATGGATCTGAAGCAGTCTTGCCAGTAGAAATCGGGCAATCTTCCACTCGAGTGGAATCCTATTCGAGCAACAATGACTTATCTCGAGCCCTGGAGCTCGACCTTGTGGAAGAAAAAAGAGATCGGGCGGTCATCCGGATGGAAGCTTATCGCAGCAGGATCATAAAATCCTATAACAAGCACGTCCGAAGAAGGGATTTTCACGTGGGAGATCTGGTTATGAAAAAAGTTAAACCGGTGGGTGATGTGGGGAAGCTAGAAGCCAAATGGGAAGGGCCTTTCAAAGTAATCAGAAAAGTCAGTTCTGGTACGGCCTATTACCTCGAAGATCCTCAAGGACGTGTTCTTAAAAGACCATGGAATGCTTTTCATTTAAAGAAGTATTATGCTTAA